From a region of the Primulina eburnea isolate SZY01 chromosome 7, ASM2296580v1, whole genome shotgun sequence genome:
- the LOC140836243 gene encoding uncharacterized protein, which translates to MDCLRNTHCISSPFRPPRLPLVHHSGISLNARRNCRNMCAASNSETMVKSSEITSKKEEEYADLKSWMHMNGLPPCKVVLKDRPSHDSMHAPIHFVAASEDLREGDVAFSVPNSLVVTLERVLGNETIAELLTTNKLSELACLALYLMYEKKQGKKSFWYPYIRELDRQRGRGQLAVESPLLWSETELDYLTGSPTKAEVLEREKGIKREYNELDTVWFMAGSLFQQYPYDIPTEAFTFEIFKQAFVAVQSCVVHLQKVSLARRFALVPLGPPLLSYRSNCKAMLTAVDGAVQLVVDRSYKSGEPIVVWCGPQPNSKLLINYGFVDEDNSFDRMVIEASLNTEDPQYQDKRLAAQRNGKLSVQNFQVSVGKEREAVMDMLPYLRLGYVSDPSDMQSVLSSRGPICSVSPCMECAVLDQLAEYFIKRLAGYPTTLEEDEIMLADSNLNSKRRVATQLVRLEKKILKACLQATVDLINLLPNHSVSPCPAPYAPNLK; encoded by the exons ATGGACTGTCTGCGCAACACGCACTGCATTTCATCTCCATTCCGACCTCCGCGTCTCCCACTCGTTCACCATTCTGGAATTTCGCTGAACGCACGCCGAAATTGCAGAAACATGTGCGCGGCTTCCAATTCGGAGACAATGGTAAAATCGAGCGAAATTACAAGCAAAAAAGAGGAAGAATACGCGGATTTAAAGTCTTGGATGCATATGAACGGACTTCCTCCTTGCAAAGTTGTTCTTAAAGATAGACCTTCTCATGATTCGATGCATGCGCCAATTCACTTCGTAGCTGCCAGTGAAGATCTCCGG GAAGGTGATGTCGCATTTTCTGTACCTAATTCATTGGTAGTAACACTTGAGAGGGTTTTGGGTAATGAGACTATTG CTGAGCTTTTAACCACAAACAAGTTATCAGAACTAGCATGCTTGGCGCTTTATCTTATGTATGAGAAGAAGCAAGGAAAAAAGTCTTTCTGGTATCCATATATTAGAGAACTCGATCGTCAGAGAGGCAGGGGGCAGTTGGCAGTGGAATCCCCACTTTTATGGTCAGAGACTGAATTAGATTACTTAACAGGAAGCCCTACGAAG GCTGAAGTCCTGGAGAGGGAAAAAGGAATCAAGAGAGAATACAATGAGCTCGACACCGTCTGGTTCATGGCTGGATCATTATTTCAA CAATATCCTTATGATATTCCCACAGAGGCTTTCACTTTTGAGATATTCAAACAAGCCTTTGTTGCAGTTCAATCATGTGTAGTGCATTTGCAG AAAGTCAGTTTGGCCAGGAGATTTGCATTGGTTCCCCTTGGACCACCATTATTATCATATAGAAGCAACTGCAAGGCGATGTTAACTGCTGTTGATGGGGCTGTGCAACTTGTAGTTGATCGTTCCTATAAATCCGGGGAACCTATTGTTGTCTG GTGTGGACCACAACCTAATTCGAAACTACTCATAAACTATGGTTTTGTGGATGAAGATAATTCTTTTGACCGTATGGTGATTGAG GCGTCTTTAAATACTGAGGATCCTCAATATCAGGACAAAAGATTGGCTGCTCAAAGAAATGGAAAGCTATCAGTACAAAATTTTCAG GTCTCCGTAGGAAAGGAAAGAGAGGCTGTCATGGATATGCTTCCTTATTTGCGACTGGGATATGTTTCTGATCCTTCGGATATGCAATCTGTTCTGTCTTCTCGAGGGCCAATATGTTCA GTGAGTCCCTGTATGGAATGTGCAGTTTTGGACCAACTAGCTGAGTATTTTATAAAAAGGCTTGCTGGTTATCCtactacacttgaggaagacgAGATAATG CTTGCAGATAGCAATTTAAATTCAAAACGACGAGTAGCAACACAACTTGTCAGGTTggagaagaaaatattaaaggcATGCTTGCAGGCAACAGTAGACCTAATAAACCTGCTACCTAATCACTCTGTATCCCCATGCCCCGCTCCTTACGCCCCGAATCTGAAATG A
- the LOC140836245 gene encoding LOW QUALITY PROTEIN: kelch repeat-containing protein At3g27220-like (The sequence of the model RefSeq protein was modified relative to this genomic sequence to represent the inferred CDS: inserted 2 bases in 1 codon), with product MAFHDKSRSAGQHKAAVILTLVFLVGVALVVDYLWASSSSSFAYLTIATSWARQNNYISEAPNATDDVQIQKIGDKISATFADLPAPSLEWEQMPTAPVPRLDGFAIQIKNLLYVFAGYGTLDYVHSHVDVYNFTDNTWSGRFDIPKEMANSHLGMASDGRYXYVISGQPGPQCRGPTASTFGLDTVTKKWESLPPLPAPRYAPATQIWRGRLHVIGGSKENRYTPGADHWSLLVKNGKAVEKQWQKEVPIPRGGPHRACVVVGEKLYVIGGQEGDFMAKPGSPIFKCSRRHEVVYEDVYMLDGEMKWKILNPMPKPNSHIESSWVVFNNSIIIVGGTTEKHPVTKRMILVGEVFQFHLDTLQWSIIGKLPYRIKTTLAGFWNGWLYFTSGQRDRGPDNPQPRKVVGEMWRTKLRS from the exons ATGGCATTTCATGATAAGTCGAGATCTGCCGGCCAACACAAAGCCGCCGTCATTTTAACGCTTGTATTTCTTGTTGGGGTGGCTCTTGTGGTGGATTATCTCTGGGCCTCATCTTCTTCTTCCTTCGCATATCTAACAATTGCTACCAGCTGGGCTCGCCAGAACAATTATATTTCCGAGGCGCCAAACGCCACTGACGACGTTCAAATCCAGAAG ATCGGAGACAAGATATCAGCTACATTTGCCGATTTGCCAGCTCCATCATTAGAATGGGAGCAGATGCCAACAGCACCTGTACCTCGTTTGGATGGTTTCGCGATACAGATCAAGAATCTTTTATATGTGTTCGCCGGATATGGAACCCTCGACTAT GTGCATTCTCATGTCGATGTCTACAACTTTACTGATAACACTTGGAGTGGAAGATTTGATATACCAAAAGAAATGGCAAATTCACATTTGGGAATGGCAAGTGATGGAAGATA ATATGTTATTTCTGGGCAACCTGGCCCACAGTGTCGTGGTCCTACAGCTAGTACATTTGGGCTGGATACGGTCACCAAAAAGTGGGAGAGCTTGCCACCTTTACCAGCCCCTAG GTATGCTCCGGCTACTCAAATTTGGAGGGGAAGGCTCCACGTGATTGGTGGAAGCAAAGAGAATCGCTATACACCTGGAGCAGACCATTGGAGTCTTTTGGTTAAGAATGGTAAAGCTGTTGAGAAGCAATGGCAAAAGGAAGTACCCATACCCCGAGGTGGACCACATAG GGCTTGTGTTGTTGTTGGTGAGAAGCTTTATGTTATTGGTGGTCAAGAGGGTGATTTTATGGCGAAACCAGGGTCGCCTATATTCAAATGTTCTCGGAGGCATGAG GTGGTCTATGAGGATGTGTATATGCTTGATGGTGAAATGAAGTGGAAAATTTTGAACCCCATGCCGAAACCAAACTCCCATATAGAATCTTCTTGGGTAGTTTTTAATAACTCCATAATTATCGTGGGAGGCACAACTGAGAAACACCCAGTGACTAAAAGAATGATCTTGGTTGGGGAGGTTTTTCAATTTCATTTGGATACACTG CAATGGTCTATTATTGGAAAGCTTCCATATCGCATAAAAACTACGCTGGCTGGCTTCTGGAATGGGTGGCTCTATTTTACATCTGGACAGAGAGACAGAGGACCCGATAACCCGCAACCAAGAAAAGTAGTCGGAGAAATGTGGAGAACAAAATTGCGGTCGTGA